In one Mycobacteroides chelonae genomic region, the following are encoded:
- a CDS encoding Nif3-like dinuclear metal center hexameric protein: MGVRLADIIGVLDAAYPPALAESWDSVGLVCGDPDQQIDAVTVAVDATASVLDEMDNTGSHLLLAHHPLLLRGVDTVAASTPKGALIHRLIRSGGALFTAHTNADSASPGVSDALAEALGLTVTSVLAPQFADYDKWVVFVPTESVDTVRRAMFDAGAGHIGAYSDCSWRVTGTGQFRPLEGSDPTIGAHGVVEQVVEDRVEMVAPSRLRCALFAAIHAAHPYEVPAIDVLPMAPAPAGTGLGRVGVLAEPESLRDFASRVGAALPETVWGTRAAGDPDALIKTVAVCGGAGDSLLSAAIGAGVDAYVTADLRHHPADEHARASSVALVDVAHWASEFPWCAQAARVLDTEFGKKLTTKISPIRTDPWTLGVKA, translated from the coding sequence GTGGGTGTGCGGCTCGCGGACATCATCGGCGTGCTCGATGCGGCGTATCCGCCCGCGCTCGCCGAATCCTGGGATTCGGTGGGTTTGGTCTGTGGTGATCCAGACCAGCAGATCGACGCGGTAACCGTCGCTGTTGATGCGACGGCATCGGTGCTCGACGAAATGGACAACACCGGTTCACATCTGCTGTTGGCACACCATCCGCTGCTACTGCGCGGTGTCGACACGGTGGCAGCCAGCACCCCCAAGGGTGCGTTGATTCATCGTCTCATCCGTTCCGGCGGTGCCTTGTTCACCGCGCACACCAACGCCGATTCGGCGAGCCCCGGTGTGTCCGACGCGCTGGCCGAAGCCCTTGGGCTGACGGTGACTTCGGTGCTGGCCCCGCAGTTCGCCGACTACGACAAATGGGTGGTGTTCGTGCCCACCGAGTCGGTAGATACGGTGCGCCGTGCCATGTTCGACGCGGGTGCCGGGCATATCGGCGCCTACTCCGACTGCTCCTGGCGCGTCACCGGCACCGGCCAGTTCCGGCCGCTTGAGGGTTCGGACCCCACTATCGGTGCGCATGGCGTCGTGGAGCAGGTTGTCGAGGACAGAGTGGAAATGGTGGCCCCGTCCCGGCTGCGCTGTGCCTTGTTCGCGGCTATCCACGCCGCACACCCCTACGAGGTGCCGGCTATCGACGTATTGCCCATGGCACCGGCCCCGGCGGGCACCGGTTTGGGACGCGTGGGTGTGCTTGCTGAACCAGAATCCTTACGTGACTTTGCATCCCGAGTAGGTGCCGCGCTGCCGGAAACTGTGTGGGGAACCCGCGCCGCCGGCGATCCGGACGCGTTGATCAAGACCGTCGCTGTCTGTGGTGGCGCCGGCGACTCGTTACTGAGCGCCGCCATCGGAGCCGGGGTCGACGCGTACGTCACGGCGGATCTGCGGCACCATCCCGCAGATGAGCACGCACGGGCAAGTAGCGTTGCACTCGTTGACGTGGCGCATTGGGCCAGTGAATTTCCGTGGTGCGCCCAGGCGGCGCGGGTGCTCGACACGGAGTTCGGGAAGAAGTTGACGACCAAGATCTCACCGATACGCACCGACCCGTGGACATTAGGAGTCAAGGCATGA
- a CDS encoding HoxN/HupN/NixA family nickel/cobalt transporter produces MDEGQRRSVIGMSVAVGALHVLGWGMLLFLVAPAHFTVQGSVFGVGLGVTAYTLGMRHAFDADHIAAIDNTTRKLVADGRRPMSVGFWFSLGHSSIVFIMVGLLALGVKTLAANVSDESSSLQQWTGVFGTAVSGTFLLLIGLLNLVSLIGIYRIAQRMRGGEVDEAALERELSNRGGLNRLFGPLMAAIRKPWQMYPVGLLFGLGFDTVTEVSLLVIAGGAAVTGLPWYAILVLPILFSAGMSLFDSLDGSLMNFAYDWAFHEPARKIYYNLVITGLSVAVAVLIGSQEIISILTEKLNITTGPLAAVGGLDLAAMGYVIVALFIVTWALAALGWRYTEVRRRWGG; encoded by the coding sequence TTGGACGAGGGTCAAAGGCGCAGCGTCATCGGAATGAGCGTCGCGGTGGGCGCACTGCACGTCCTGGGCTGGGGCATGCTGCTCTTTCTCGTCGCGCCCGCTCATTTCACTGTGCAGGGCAGCGTGTTCGGGGTGGGGCTGGGAGTCACGGCCTACACGCTGGGTATGCGGCATGCCTTTGACGCCGACCACATCGCGGCCATCGACAACACGACCCGCAAGCTGGTTGCCGATGGCAGGCGCCCGATGTCGGTGGGTTTCTGGTTCTCGCTGGGGCACTCGTCGATCGTGTTCATCATGGTCGGGCTGCTGGCGCTCGGCGTTAAGACGTTGGCGGCCAATGTTTCCGATGAAAGCTCGTCACTGCAGCAGTGGACGGGCGTGTTTGGGACGGCGGTGTCCGGAACGTTCCTATTGCTGATCGGGTTGCTCAACCTGGTGTCACTGATCGGGATCTACCGGATTGCCCAGCGGATGCGCGGCGGCGAGGTCGATGAGGCGGCGTTGGAGCGCGAGCTGTCTAATCGCGGCGGGCTGAACCGGCTCTTCGGGCCATTGATGGCGGCGATCCGCAAGCCCTGGCAGATGTATCCGGTGGGCCTGTTGTTCGGGTTGGGCTTCGACACGGTGACCGAGGTGTCACTGCTGGTGATCGCCGGCGGGGCCGCGGTGACCGGGCTGCCCTGGTACGCGATCTTGGTGCTACCCATCCTGTTCAGTGCCGGGATGTCACTGTTCGATTCACTCGATGGGTCGTTGATGAACTTCGCCTATGACTGGGCGTTCCACGAGCCCGCACGCAAGATCTACTACAACCTGGTGATCACCGGGTTGTCGGTGGCGGTGGCCGTGTTGATTGGCTCGCAGGAGATCATTTCGATTCTCACCGAGAAGCTGAACATCACGACGGGTCCGCTGGCGGCGGTAGGCGGGCTGGATCTGGCCGCGATGGGTTACGTGATCGTGGCCTTGTTCATCGTGACGTGGGCGTTGGCGGCGCTGGGCTGGCGATACACCGAGGTGCGCCGACGCTGGGGCGGGTGA
- a CDS encoding low molecular weight protein-tyrosine-phosphatase: MSELHVTFVCTGNICRSPIAEKMLAHQLAERGLGDRVRVSSAGTGDWHAGQPADERATSVLAEYGYPTDHRAAQVDDDHLSADLIIALARNHSRMLLHLGADPERVRLLRSFDPRASRAAMDVEDPYYGGRDDFVDVLSVIEAAMPGLHEWVDQTLAERESS, encoded by the coding sequence ATGTCTGAGCTGCACGTCACCTTCGTGTGCACCGGCAACATCTGCCGCTCCCCCATCGCCGAAAAGATGCTGGCGCATCAGCTCGCCGAACGCGGCCTGGGCGATCGGGTCCGTGTCAGCAGCGCCGGTACCGGGGACTGGCATGCCGGACAGCCCGCCGACGAACGCGCGACCAGTGTGCTGGCCGAATACGGCTATCCGACGGATCACCGCGCGGCCCAGGTAGACGACGATCATTTGAGCGCCGATCTCATCATCGCCCTGGCACGCAACCACTCCAGGATGCTGCTGCACCTGGGAGCCGACCCCGAGCGAGTGCGGCTGCTGCGGTCCTTCGATCCGCGGGCCAGCCGGGCGGCCATGGATGTCGAGGACCCGTATTACGGCGGCCGCGACGATTTCGTGGATGTGCTGTCTGTCATCGAGGCCGCGATGCCCGGCCTGCACGAGTGGGTCGACCAGACACTCGCGGAGCGAGAGAGCAGCTGA
- a CDS encoding zinc ribbon domain-containing protein has translation MKANPAQQRLLVDLASVDAELTRIAHRRANPPERQEHGELQAQQRTILDEVGALGIALEDLDVQVAKLDAEVTAVRQREDRDRSLLASASVNPKELTDIQHELDTLERRQSSLEDSELELMERREELQAQQASAQANADKLAERVAEIERIQRAVAIDTDAEENQIRQRRDGLSSSIDGPLLETYERQRRSGGAGAGLLQGNKCGACRIELDRGELARISAADVDEVLRCSECSAILVRP, from the coding sequence ATGAAAGCCAATCCGGCACAACAACGTCTACTGGTAGACCTGGCATCGGTGGATGCCGAATTGACGCGCATCGCGCATCGGCGGGCCAATCCTCCGGAACGGCAGGAACACGGCGAGCTACAGGCACAACAGCGGACCATCCTCGACGAGGTGGGCGCGCTCGGCATCGCCTTGGAGGACCTGGACGTACAGGTGGCCAAGCTGGACGCCGAAGTCACCGCTGTCCGTCAGCGGGAGGACCGTGACCGCTCGCTGTTGGCCTCAGCCAGCGTGAACCCGAAGGAACTCACCGATATTCAGCACGAGCTCGACACCCTTGAGCGTCGTCAATCCAGCCTGGAGGACTCGGAGCTGGAATTGATGGAGCGCCGTGAGGAGCTGCAGGCCCAACAGGCCTCGGCGCAGGCCAACGCCGACAAGCTCGCGGAGAGGGTGGCGGAGATCGAACGGATCCAGCGTGCGGTTGCCATCGACACCGACGCCGAGGAGAACCAGATTAGGCAGCGTCGTGACGGGCTGTCGTCCTCTATCGACGGACCGCTGCTGGAAACCTATGAACGGCAGCGCCGTTCGGGGGGTGCGGGAGCGGGTCTGTTGCAAGGCAACAAGTGCGGCGCGTGCCGTATCGAGTTGGACCGCGGTGAGCTGGCCCGAATCTCCGCCGCCGATGTCGACGAGGTCCTGCGGTGCTCCGAGTGCAGCGCGATCCTGGTGCGCCCGTGA
- a CDS encoding bifunctional RNase H/acid phosphatase yields MRVLVEADGGSRGNPGLAGYGAVVFAPDHETVLGEACEAIGHATNNVAEYRGLIAGLAEAARLGATEVSVSMDSKLVVEQMSGRWKVKHPDLITLYQQAVTAAMQFESVSYRWIPRERNKHADRLANEAMDRASGIEPKAPKKPKEPKESNETKAADAAPGWTGARGKPTRMLLLRHGQTELSVQRRYSGRGNPELTALGREQAANAARYLASRGGIAAVVSSPLGRAKETAAAAADALGVPLTVDDDLIETDFGKWEGLTFSEASERDPELHAQWLSDTSVTPPEGESFDTVHHRVRRARNRIIAEYGGATVLVVSHVTPIKTLLRLALDAGPSLLYRLHLDLASLSIAEFYSDGPASVRLVNETSYLT; encoded by the coding sequence GTGAGAGTTCTCGTCGAAGCTGACGGTGGTTCGCGCGGTAACCCCGGATTGGCCGGATATGGCGCAGTGGTGTTCGCACCCGATCACGAGACGGTGTTGGGGGAGGCCTGCGAGGCGATCGGGCACGCCACCAACAACGTGGCCGAATATCGCGGTCTGATAGCGGGATTGGCGGAGGCAGCACGCCTGGGCGCCACCGAAGTCAGCGTCTCCATGGACTCCAAACTTGTCGTCGAGCAGATGTCGGGCCGCTGGAAGGTCAAGCACCCCGACCTGATCACGCTGTATCAGCAGGCCGTCACCGCCGCGATGCAGTTCGAATCCGTCAGCTACCGGTGGATACCCCGGGAACGCAACAAGCATGCCGACCGGCTGGCCAACGAGGCGATGGACCGCGCGAGCGGCATCGAGCCCAAAGCGCCGAAGAAGCCGAAGGAACCCAAGGAGTCCAACGAAACCAAGGCTGCCGATGCCGCGCCGGGCTGGACGGGTGCGCGCGGCAAGCCCACTCGAATGCTGTTGCTGCGCCATGGCCAGACCGAACTGTCGGTGCAGCGCCGCTACTCGGGGCGCGGAAATCCCGAGTTGACCGCGCTGGGGCGTGAGCAGGCCGCGAACGCGGCGCGCTACCTCGCGAGCCGCGGCGGCATCGCCGCCGTTGTCAGCTCCCCGCTGGGTCGCGCCAAGGAGACCGCTGCCGCGGCTGCCGACGCGCTGGGAGTTCCGTTGACCGTCGATGACGATCTGATCGAGACCGACTTCGGCAAGTGGGAGGGTTTGACGTTCTCGGAGGCCTCCGAGCGCGATCCGGAGCTGCACGCGCAGTGGCTCAGCGACACGTCGGTGACTCCGCCGGAAGGGGAGAGCTTCGACACCGTGCATCATCGAGTACGTCGTGCACGCAATCGGATCATCGCCGAGTACGGCGGCGCAACGGTCTTGGTGGTCTCTCATGTCACGCCGATCAAGACGCTGCTGCGTCTGGCGCTGGACGCCGGACCGAGCCTGCTGTATCGGCTACACCTTGATCTGGCATCGCTGAGCATCGCCGAGTTCTATTCAGATGGGCCGGCTTCGGTGCGACTCGTCAACGAGACCTCATACCTGACTTAG
- the cobC gene encoding Rv2231c family pyridoxal phosphate-dependent protein CobC has translation MTGPRKGVRYHGDQALTPGVLDFAVNVRAVAPPRWLRDRLASRLDDLGGYPRRADEERAIAAIAERHGRTVDEVLLLAGAAEGFAMLPRLNPRRAAVFAPGFTEPEAVLAEAGVPIDHVVLPPPFALGPHHVPGEADLVVIGNPTNPTSVLHRRADLLALGGPGRILVVDEAFMDAVPGEPESLAGHRLPGLVVLRSLTKTWSLAGLRAGYAVGDPEVLGRLAHGRAHWPLGTLQLEALFACNTPEAIAHAAQDTQRLVETRREQADALRGLGLTVADGSAPFLLVAVPDAELMRKGLAVNNIAVRRCDTFVGLDGDYLRVAVRSEWPELVQAMKEIL, from the coding sequence ATGACTGGGCCGCGAAAGGGAGTGCGCTACCACGGCGACCAGGCGCTGACACCCGGCGTCCTGGACTTCGCTGTGAACGTGCGCGCTGTTGCGCCGCCGCGGTGGCTGCGCGACCGTCTCGCATCCCGGCTCGATGACCTGGGCGGTTACCCGCGCCGGGCCGATGAGGAGCGCGCCATCGCGGCGATCGCCGAACGACATGGCCGAACAGTCGACGAGGTGTTGCTGCTGGCCGGCGCCGCCGAGGGCTTCGCGATGCTGCCTCGGTTGAACCCGCGACGGGCCGCGGTGTTCGCGCCGGGCTTCACCGAACCGGAAGCAGTCCTTGCCGAGGCAGGGGTCCCCATCGACCACGTGGTGTTGCCGCCACCCTTCGCTCTCGGGCCTCATCATGTCCCCGGCGAGGCCGACCTGGTGGTCATCGGGAACCCCACCAACCCGACCTCGGTGCTGCACCGCCGGGCGGATCTGCTCGCGCTGGGTGGCCCTGGGCGAATCCTGGTGGTCGACGAGGCCTTCATGGATGCGGTGCCGGGTGAGCCGGAGTCGCTGGCCGGACACCGACTGCCCGGGCTTGTCGTGCTGCGCAGCCTCACCAAGACGTGGTCGCTCGCGGGATTGCGCGCCGGCTACGCCGTCGGTGATCCCGAGGTGCTGGGCAGGCTCGCGCATGGCCGTGCGCATTGGCCCTTGGGCACACTGCAACTCGAAGCCCTCTTCGCCTGCAATACCCCGGAAGCGATTGCACACGCCGCGCAGGACACGCAGCGTCTTGTCGAGACGCGCCGTGAGCAGGCGGACGCGCTGCGCGGCCTGGGACTGACGGTCGCCGATGGATCCGCACCGTTCCTACTGGTGGCCGTGCCCGATGCGGAATTGATGCGAAAAGGGCTGGCGGTCAATAACATCGCTGTCCGCCGCTGCGACACCTTCGTGGGGCTCGACGGAGACTATCTGCGGGTGGCGGTGCGATCCGAATGGCCGGAGCTGGTGCAAGCGATGAAGGAGATTCTGTAG
- a CDS encoding cobalamin biosynthesis protein, protein MSRRGFRAAGIALGYALDLRFGDPRRFHPVAGFGQAAAALESYTYRDTKLAGAAHTTALLTAVTAAGWAAERAARRSATATVVVTAVATWATLGGTSLVGVGARMSDHLYDNDIDDARALLPSLCGRDPSLLDVDGIARATVESLAENTSDAHTGPLVWAALAGVPGALAYRAANTLDAMIGHKSARYLRFGWAAARLDDVLNLLPARVTALATALAAPFLGGSAVASLRVCLRDGHRHPSPNAGVAEAAFAGALGVRLGGPVRYPYGEEVRPTLGRGGAPRVGDVYEAARLSRAVQHVTAVIAVLAALRQRRP, encoded by the coding sequence GTGTCGCGCCGAGGATTTCGCGCCGCGGGTATAGCCCTCGGTTACGCCCTGGACCTGCGCTTTGGCGACCCACGGCGGTTTCACCCGGTCGCCGGTTTCGGGCAGGCCGCTGCTGCGCTGGAGTCGTACACCTACCGGGACACCAAGCTCGCCGGGGCGGCCCACACCACCGCACTGTTGACCGCTGTCACCGCCGCCGGGTGGGCCGCCGAACGTGCGGCACGCCGCTCCGCGACGGCCACCGTCGTCGTGACGGCCGTCGCGACCTGGGCCACGCTCGGCGGAACCTCGCTGGTTGGAGTCGGCGCCCGGATGTCGGACCACCTGTATGACAACGACATCGACGACGCACGCGCGCTGCTGCCATCTCTGTGCGGCCGGGACCCGAGCCTGCTCGACGTCGACGGCATCGCCCGCGCCACCGTGGAATCTTTGGCCGAGAACACTTCCGACGCCCACACCGGTCCACTGGTATGGGCGGCGCTCGCCGGAGTGCCCGGTGCGCTGGCCTACCGCGCGGCCAACACCCTGGACGCCATGATCGGCCACAAGTCGGCCCGGTACCTGCGATTCGGCTGGGCGGCAGCACGGTTGGACGACGTGCTCAACCTGCTTCCGGCCAGGGTCACCGCGCTGGCCACGGCGCTCGCGGCTCCCTTCCTTGGGGGCTCAGCCGTCGCGTCGCTGCGTGTCTGCCTGCGCGACGGGCATCGCCACCCCAGTCCCAACGCCGGCGTGGCTGAGGCGGCCTTCGCCGGGGCCCTCGGCGTGCGTCTGGGCGGCCCGGTTCGGTATCCGTACGGCGAGGAGGTCCGTCCCACCTTGGGCCGTGGCGGCGCACCCAGGGTGGGTGATGTGTATGAGGCAGCTCGGCTTTCGCGTGCCGTCCAGCACGTGACGGCCGTTATCGCGGTGCTCGCTGCGCTGCGTCAGCGCCGTCCGTAA
- a CDS encoding HAD-IA family hydrolase, translating into MLVIFDLDGTLTDSAPGIVSSFRHALSHVGAPEPTGDIASRVVGPPMHITLGSMGLGDRADDAIAAYRADYGERGWAVNEMFDGIHDVLTGLRNAGVPMVVATSKSEPIAARILEHFGLAEFFQVIAGASPDGVRSSKADVIAHALSQLDQIPATGVVMVGDRVHDVEGAAAHGIGTVVVDWGYGATDFDGAPGELAEWIIGRVGTPQELREELHV; encoded by the coding sequence ATGCTGGTGATCTTCGATCTCGACGGCACCTTGACCGATTCTGCACCGGGGATCGTCTCCAGTTTCCGTCACGCGCTCAGCCATGTCGGCGCCCCCGAACCCACCGGCGATATCGCGTCGCGAGTGGTGGGACCGCCCATGCACATCACCCTCGGCTCGATGGGCCTCGGCGACCGTGCCGACGATGCGATTGCGGCCTACCGCGCCGACTACGGCGAACGTGGATGGGCCGTCAATGAGATGTTCGACGGCATCCACGACGTACTGACCGGGCTACGCAATGCCGGGGTGCCCATGGTGGTGGCTACATCTAAGTCCGAGCCGATCGCGGCACGCATCCTGGAGCATTTCGGGCTTGCCGAGTTTTTCCAGGTGATCGCGGGTGCGAGCCCGGACGGTGTGCGGTCCAGCAAGGCCGATGTGATCGCGCACGCGCTGTCCCAGCTGGATCAGATTCCGGCGACCGGCGTGGTGATGGTCGGCGATCGGGTGCACGATGTGGAGGGCGCGGCCGCCCACGGCATCGGCACCGTCGTCGTCGACTGGGGTTATGGAGCAACGGATTTCGACGGCGCTCCCGGCGAACTTGCCGAATGGATCATCGGGCGCGTCGGTACCCCGCAGGAGTTGCGCGAGGAGCTTCATGTCTGA
- a CDS encoding HugZ family protein produces the protein MASRDHGDPGDAPTIAPPLEDVANPARPSAAEEARTVAASTNTATLASLSADGDPWASLVTYGLLGGAPVLCVSQMAEHGRNLIRDARASLSIVAPNAPEDPLANTRITLAGKVRRPGAEELSAAREAHIAAVPAARYYIDYSDFAVWILDVERVRWVGGYGRMDSASGADYDAAAPDPVSTKAAGAVSHLNDDHGQALLAMAQRLGGYPDATEARCEGADRYGLDIRVNTPRGWSVTRVGYVNPINSLNELRGATVQLARLSAPGA, from the coding sequence ATGGCTTCTCGTGATCACGGTGATCCGGGCGATGCGCCCACCATTGCCCCGCCCCTGGAAGACGTCGCCAACCCGGCCCGGCCCTCGGCCGCCGAGGAGGCCAGAACGGTCGCGGCGTCTACGAACACTGCGACGCTGGCCAGTTTGTCTGCCGACGGTGACCCGTGGGCCTCGTTGGTCACCTATGGGCTGCTGGGCGGAGCACCCGTGCTCTGCGTATCGCAGATGGCCGAACACGGACGCAACCTGATACGTGATGCCAGGGCCAGCCTGTCCATCGTGGCGCCCAACGCGCCCGAGGATCCGTTGGCCAACACCCGGATCACCCTCGCCGGGAAGGTGCGGCGGCCCGGCGCCGAGGAGTTGTCCGCGGCCCGCGAGGCGCATATCGCGGCAGTGCCCGCGGCGCGGTACTACATCGACTACAGCGATTTCGCCGTCTGGATTCTGGATGTCGAACGCGTGCGCTGGGTGGGCGGTTACGGCCGCATGGACTCGGCCAGCGGCGCCGATTACGACGCGGCCGCACCCGATCCGGTGTCGACGAAGGCAGCCGGCGCCGTCAGCCACCTCAACGACGACCACGGGCAGGCGCTGCTCGCGATGGCACAACGACTGGGTGGATACCCGGACGCCACGGAGGCTCGTTGTGAGGGAGCCGACCGGTACGGGTTGGACATCCGGGTGAACACACCGCGCGGTTGGTCCGTGACCCGAGTCGGCTACGTCAACCCCATCAACTCGCTGAACGAACTCCGGGGTGCGACCGTGCAACTGGCGCGGCTCTCGGCCCCGGGCGCATAG
- a CDS encoding oxygenase MpaB family protein produces the protein MKHSPARLVDLVNPASLLLPASNVIMQLSHPGVGYGVLESPVDSGNVYKHPFKRARTTGMFLAVATMGSQHDRAVMKRGVDAVHRRVRSTSTSPVRYNAFDPDLQLWVAACLYQYYVQAYESLHGPLDDETADEIYRDGARIGTALQVRPEQWPPDRDAFNDYWKRSLDGLRIDAPVREHLLGVASFKMLPWPLRAAGRFNLFATKGFLPPQFRELLQVPWSDRDQRRFDALLSALRIADRMLPAQLWTLSYSVLIWDMRLRERMGKQVV, from the coding sequence ATGAAGCACTCGCCTGCCAGGCTTGTGGACCTGGTGAATCCCGCGTCGCTGCTGTTGCCTGCCTCGAACGTGATCATGCAGCTTTCACACCCCGGTGTCGGATACGGAGTGCTGGAGAGCCCTGTCGACAGCGGCAATGTCTACAAGCATCCGTTCAAACGAGCCCGGACCACCGGGATGTTTCTGGCCGTCGCGACGATGGGCAGCCAGCACGATCGCGCGGTGATGAAGCGCGGTGTCGACGCGGTGCACCGTCGGGTGCGCTCGACGTCTACAAGCCCGGTGAGATACAACGCCTTCGATCCTGATCTGCAGCTGTGGGTGGCCGCGTGTCTGTACCAGTACTACGTGCAGGCCTACGAGTCACTGCACGGTCCCCTCGATGACGAGACGGCCGACGAGATCTACCGCGACGGAGCGCGAATCGGCACGGCCTTGCAGGTGCGGCCCGAGCAGTGGCCGCCGGATCGGGATGCGTTCAACGACTACTGGAAACGTTCCCTCGACGGGCTGCGGATCGACGCGCCGGTGCGCGAGCATCTGCTGGGTGTCGCGTCGTTCAAGATGCTGCCCTGGCCGCTGCGAGCGGCGGGGAGGTTCAATCTGTTTGCCACCAAAGGGTTTCTGCCGCCGCAGTTCCGGGAGTTGTTGCAGGTTCCGTGGTCGGATCGGGACCAGCGCCGGTTCGACGCGCTGCTAAGCGCGCTGCGGATCGCCGATCGGATGCTGCCCGCGCAGCTGTGGACGTTGTCCTACTCCGTGCTCATCTGGGACATGCGATTGCGCGAGCGGATGGGTAAGCAGGTCGTCTAG
- a CDS encoding SURF1 family protein, with amino-acid sequence MRRLAFLLRPGWIALALVVVAFAYLCFTVLAPWQLGKNTKTSRENSRIAHSVSADPVPLKDELRPDHSMPEDSEWRRVTATGHYLPDRQVLARLRVIDAKPAYEALTVFQVDGGPAILVDRGYVRPEQGTSAPPVPPAPTGQVTINARLRESEQQSEKAPFLENGEYQVYSIVPGQVATLLKTPLAEPYLQLSENQPGGLGAIPLPQLDAGPFLSYGIQWIAFGILAPIGLGYFVFSEIRQRRAAAAAVKAAKPGVPKTAEERLADRYGRR; translated from the coding sequence ATGCGACGGCTCGCGTTCCTGCTGCGCCCGGGTTGGATTGCCCTGGCGCTGGTCGTCGTCGCCTTCGCATACCTGTGTTTCACGGTGCTGGCTCCCTGGCAGCTGGGCAAGAACACCAAGACTTCACGGGAGAACAGCCGCATCGCCCATTCGGTGAGCGCCGACCCGGTGCCGCTGAAAGATGAGCTACGGCCTGATCATTCGATGCCCGAGGATTCCGAATGGCGCCGTGTGACGGCAACGGGCCACTATCTGCCGGATCGCCAGGTGCTGGCCCGGCTGCGCGTAATCGACGCCAAGCCGGCCTATGAAGCGCTGACGGTCTTCCAGGTCGACGGTGGTCCCGCGATTCTGGTGGATCGCGGCTATGTGCGTCCCGAGCAGGGCACCAGTGCGCCGCCAGTACCCCCTGCGCCCACCGGGCAGGTCACGATCAACGCGCGGCTGCGGGAATCCGAACAGCAGTCGGAGAAGGCACCATTCCTGGAAAACGGTGAATACCAGGTGTATTCGATCGTTCCCGGGCAGGTCGCGACGCTACTGAAGACTCCGCTTGCCGAGCCGTATCTACAGCTCTCGGAGAATCAGCCGGGCGGGTTGGGGGCGATCCCGCTGCCGCAGCTGGACGCCGGGCCGTTCCTCTCATACGGCATCCAGTGGATCGCGTTCGGGATTCTGGCGCCAATCGGCTTGGGGTACTTCGTGTTCTCCGAAATCAGGCAGCGCCGCGCCGCGGCCGCTGCCGTGAAAGCGGCGAAACCCGGGGTACCGAAGACTGCCGAGGAGCGGTTGGCCGACCGTTACGGACGGCGCTGA